A genomic stretch from Strongyloides ratti genome assembly S_ratti_ED321, chromosome : 1 includes:
- a CDS encoding FERM domain and Ezrin/radixin/moesin like family and Pleckstrin homology-like domain and FERM/acyl-CoA-binding protein, 3-helical bundle domain and FERM adjacent (FA) domain and FERM, N-terminal domain and FERM, C-terminal PH-like domain and FERM central domain and Band 4.1 domain and Band 4.1 family-containing protein, with the protein MRNMSSTIPKGVGAPPVPGLDPKKGKLMCIKVRMLDDTVAVFHLGHKADGQALFDEVCRHLNLIENDYFGLEFIDCYGNRCWLDKDKSILRQITATHSDARFYFIVKFYPPNSTDIEEEYTKYLISLQLRRDLGRGELLCNENTAALLISYFVQADCGDYSAEDYPDHTYLSAISFIPKQTPGFQIKVMENHKKLIGMSPAECDLLIFETARKCEFFGVKLHPCRDIEGTSVSLSVAHVGVKVYHQIQCISTFSWAKIRKLSFKRKKLLIKLHPENYQFYKETIEFYFETRNECKTFWKKCVEHHAFFRCSEIIEPKKDNTKLFSRGSSFRYHGRTQKQLIDYVREHRKRREPFSRAICSGHITVNRDITNSYPSTLNNNQNSGIEDEYVPKITMRNKQNENLPLCESKSASTIEQVPYQTNSYSNRSYYINTSKNSDMKTKSIDYESSDIEIPNAMYSKVYSSINKNTNENKNDENLNQLYATVLPHDTTDYLDNISLSMPNVTNNNKSSIEIDLETEGKRIPFKSASGENFIDYEIRTKKNIIKDFDYDSEGSYKLCDDASSASDILSSVTAPTDNRALNTVFTTKRIGEVIVKTVVKQKDNDNDKNQNNKKTKYKKNEENSSNVSSKVVHISSKQLFPNSIPVPIDGPFVTQDNIPDIDKEENNLKNDFNINKKNNIPESSTTFKPIISQQNIPIKVQRPKIIDNEKNEDKCLVKNSGNINNTKNNDKPIVFPKPSVSIPNTPKDYSYYIKPTTTTASSISSTIESTSGPLPGKVIHKSNIVITAKTPVTDVSLSTEEESNEEEKKLLKPKPIVPPKPKNLGNSNDISKIVDKIVSTSETITNIDKPTMISIESVDQPDIKKIHLLEGEIPYTLTVRHINTSGGKKTTTSTGPIIDNTSFPSPPSELQMSSIKQLVKEQFSNGMYASRRKSLEFVQRKRLPSQDSFSSQDHSISPTTPDTGNILEYINKKRSASHERGSIIKKTYVNETKTKVPVDTSCLDEFLNLSPLESQKEIKTEIQKSHISNESPKEPMTKNKSPPFIDETASENSDKEKSPNNIESIKTRVNENGVLETDF; encoded by the exons ATGCGGAATATGTCTTCAACAATTCCAAAAGGTGTTGGAGCACCACCAGTTCCTGGTTTAGATCCTAAAAAAGGAAAATTAATGTGTATAAAAGTTAGGATGCTCGATGATACAGTTGCAGTTTTTCATTTAGGACATAAAGCTGATGGCCAAGCATTATTTGATGAAGTTTGTCGTCATCtaaatttaatagaaaatgattattttggATTAGAATTTATAGATTGTTATGGAAATAGA TGTTGGTTAGATAAAGATAAATCTATTTTGCGCCAAATTACAGCTACCCATTCAGATGcaagattttattttattgttaaattttaccCACCAAATTCTACTGATATTGAGGAAGagtatacaaaatatttaataagtttACAATTAAGAAGAGATTTAGGTAGAGGTGAATTATTATGTAATGAAAATACAGCTGCCCTCCTGATATCATATTTTGTACAGGCAGATTGTGGTGATTACTCAGCAGAAGACTATCCTGATCATACCTATTTATCTGCTATATCATTTATACCAAAACAAACACCAGGATTTCAAATTAAAGTTATGgaaaatcataaaaaattaattggaATGTCACCTGCTGAGTgtgatttattaatttttgaaacagCCAGAAAATGTGAATTTTTTGGTGTTAAATTACATCCATGTCGTGATATAGAAGGAACATCAGTTTCATTGTCAGTAGCTCATGTTGGAGTTAAAGTTTACCATCAAATACAATGTATCTCAACATTTTCATGGGCAAAGATAAGAAAACtaagttttaaaagaaaaaaacttttaataaagttaCATCCAgaaaattat caatTTTATAAGGAAACaattgaattttattttgaaacaaGAAATGAATGTAAAACTTTTTGGAAAAAATGTGTAGAACATCATGCATTTTTTAGGTGTTCTGAAATTATTGAAcctaaaaaagataatacaaaattatttagtaGAGGATCTAGTTTTAGGTATCATGGAAGAAcacaaaaacaattaattgaTTATGTAAGGGAACATAGAAAAAGAAGAGAACCTTTTtcaag agcTATTTGTTCAGGTCATATAACAGTTAATAGAGATATAACTAATAGTTATCCATcaactttaaataataatcaaaatagTGGTATTGAGGATGAGTATGTGCCAAAAATAACAATGAGAAATAAgcaaaatgaaaatttaccTTTGTGTGAAAGTAAATCTGCAAGTACAATTGAACAAGTACCTTATCAAACAAATTCATATAGTAATAGaagttattatattaatacatCTAAAAATAGTGATATGAAAACAAAATCTAT TGATTATGAAAGTAGTGATATAGAAATACCTAATGCTATGTATTCAAAAGTTTATTcatctataaataaaaatactaatgaaaataaaaatgatgaaaatttaaatcaatTATATGCTACAGTACTTCCACATGATACAACTGATTATTTAgataatatatctttatctATGCCTAAtgttacaaataataataaatcatcTATTGAAATTGATCTCGAAACAGAAGGTAAAAGAATACCATTTAAATCTGCCTCAGgggaaaattttattgattaTGAAATTCgaaccaaaaaaaatattataaaagattttgaTTATGATTCAGAGGGATCTTATAAACTTTGTGATGATGCTTCAAGTGCATCAGATATTTTATCATCTGTTACTGCCCCAACTGATAATAGAGCATTAAATACAGTATTTACTACAAAACGTATAGGAGAAGTTATTGTAAAAACTGTTGTTAAACAAAAAGAcaatgataatgataaaaatcaaaataataaaaaaacaaaatataaaaaaaatgaagaaaattcAAGCAATGTATCATCAAAAGTTGTCCATATTTCatcaaaacaattatttcct aaTTCTATTCCAGTACCAATTGATGGTCCATTTGTAACCCAAGATAATATACCAGATATAGATAAAGaggaaaataatttaaaaaatgattttaatattaataaaaaaaataatattcctGAATCATCAACAACATTTAAACCTATAATATCACAACAAAACATTCCTATAAAAGTACAAAGAccaaaaattattgataatgaaaaaaatgaagataaatgtttggtaaaaaattctggtaatattaataatacaaaaaacaATGATAAACCTATTGTTTTTCCTAAACCATCTGTATCAATACCTAATACACCTAAAGATTATTCATATTACATTAAACCTACCACAACAACAGCTTCATCAATATCATCAACAATTGAATCAACATCAGGACCATTACCTGGTAAAGTTATACATAAATCAAATATTGTAATAACAGCAAAAACCCCAGTAACAGATGTGTCTCTTTCAACTGAGGAAGAAAGTAATGAGGAAGAAAAAAAGTTACTTAAACCAAAACCAATTGTTCCACCAAAACCTAAAAATTTAGGTAATTCAAAtgatatttctaaaattgtAGATAAAATAGTATCAACTAGTGAAACAATAACTAATATTGATAAACCAACAATGATATCAATTGAAAGTGTAGATCAAccagatataaaaaaaattcatctaTTAGAAGGTGAAATACCATATACATTAACAGTTCGCCATATTAATACATCAGGAGGAAAAAAAACTACCACATCAACAGGCCCAATAATTGATAATACATCATTTCCATCACCACCATCAGAATTACAGATGTCATCTATAAAACAGTTAGTCAAAGAACAATTTTCTAATGGTATGTATGCTTCAAGAAGAAAAAGTTTAGAATTTGTTCAAAGAAAAAGATTACCATCACAAGATAGTTTTAGTAGTCAAGATCATTCCATAAGCCCTACAACACCTGATACAGGAAATATACTTgagtatattaataaaaaacgTAGTGCAAGTCATGAAAGAGgaagtattataaaaaaaacatatgtAAATGAAACAAAAACAAAAGTACCTGTTGATACCTCATGCCtagatgaatttttaaatctttcaCCTCTAGAATcacaaaaagaaataaaaactGAAATACAAAAAAGCCATATATCTAATGAATCCCCAAAAGAACCGatgacaaaaaataaatcaccACCTTTTATTGATGAGACAGCATCTGAAAATTcagataaagaaaaaagtcCAAACAACATTGAAAGTATAAAAACAAGAGTTAATGAAAACGGTGTCTTAGAAAcagatttttaa